The nucleotide window GCCGCACCCTTGAATTGCTCCGCGAAAAGAACGGCCCCAAAGACTTCACCAAACTGCGCCGCAAACACGTTATCGCTGCGCGGGACAAGTATGCAGACCAGTGGCGCAAGGCGAATGCCATGGTCGAACAGCTTTCGATTCTGGCCCGTCACGCCATTGATCTGGAATGGATCACCGCCAACCCCGCCCAGGGCGTCGAAAAGCTGAAGGGCGGCAGCTATGAAGCCTGGCCGGAGCCAAAGCTGGCCGCATATGAGCGCTACTGCGAACAGCATGGGCTGAAGATTGAGCGCGCGATTTATGAGCTGTGCATCGGCACCGGGCAGCGCATTGGTGATGTGGTAGCCATGGAATGGGCGCACTTCCAAGGCGGTTACATGGACGTTGTGCAGGAGAAAACCGGCGCCCGGCTTTCGATCTTCTGCCCGGAGCGCCTGCAGACCTTTCTGGAGCGCTTGCCGCGCAACGGAAAACACATCGTGTCAAAGAACCTGACGCAACACATCAGCAAACGGCGCGCTCAGAGCCTTGTGGCCGA belongs to Leisingera caerulea DSM 24564 and includes:
- a CDS encoding site-specific integrase, whose amino-acid sequence is MVKKNSKPYLARIPRGGKDYWYFRKGKTLIRLPDDPDSEEFDREYWAIRSGQHKATVKTTFEALIASYYQTPRFKGLKPSTKAEYRRTLELLREKNGPKDFTKLRRKHVIAARDKYADQWRKANAMVEQLSILARHAIDLEWITANPAQGVEKLKGGSYEAWPEPKLAAYERYCEQHGLKIERAIYELCIGTGQRIGDVVAMEWAHFQGGYMDVVQEKTGARLSIFCPERLQTFLERLPRNGKHIVSKNLTQHISKRRAQSLVAEVRKKIEAEGFVIHGWRYTAAKELAEAGCSDTEIQSVTGHKSLEMVKKYRQQARQRQLSKTAQLRRNRTNTE